In Mycolicibacterium phocaicum, one DNA window encodes the following:
- a CDS encoding SRPBCC family protein, protein MNSDRIEKEVTLRAPLGRVWRAISNADEFGRWFGVRFDGPFVAGQSVTGVITPTEVDDEVAAAQEPHAGKLSVWHIVAVEPSRRLAFRWHPYAVEPGADYDAEPTTLVEFTLTETADGVLLQIVESGFDSIPADRRAAAFEANSGGWEAQTKLVRKYLDELV, encoded by the coding sequence ATGAATTCCGATCGCATCGAAAAAGAAGTCACCCTGCGTGCCCCGCTGGGCCGCGTGTGGCGCGCCATCTCCAACGCCGATGAGTTCGGTCGCTGGTTCGGCGTGCGCTTCGACGGCCCGTTCGTCGCGGGCCAGTCGGTGACCGGCGTGATCACCCCGACCGAGGTCGACGACGAGGTCGCCGCCGCGCAGGAACCGCACGCGGGGAAGTTGTCCGTCTGGCACATCGTCGCGGTGGAGCCGTCGCGCCGACTGGCATTCCGCTGGCATCCGTACGCCGTCGAACCCGGCGCCGACTACGACGCCGAGCCGACCACGCTGGTCGAGTTCACCCTGACCGAGACCGCAGACGGCGTGCTGCTGCAGATCGTCGAATCCGGGTTCGACAGCATCCCGGCCGACCGTCGCGCGGCGGCGTTCGAGGCCAACAGCGGCGGTTGGGAAGCCCAGACGAAACTGGTACGCAAGTACCTGGACGAGCTCGTGTGA
- a CDS encoding methionine synthase, whose protein sequence is MTVFAQATGIGSWPGTVAREAAAVVVGELPALPHLVELPARGIGADIIGRAGALLVDIGIDTVPRGYRIAPGRSAVVRRATGLLDEDVDALEEAWEKSGLRGTGRTIKVQVPGPLTLAAELELSGGHRAITDPGALRDLTGSLAEGVAHHRAEVARRCDAEVVVQFDEPALPAALAGRLTGVTRMSPVAPVDALLAASLLDECIATVGGPASIHVCATEVPWKTLARTAFSAISVDVTKLIAADLDGIGEWVEAGRTIMLGVVPGVAPDRPVPVETVAAAAASVTDRLGFPRTVLRERVGLTPSCGLAGATEKWARTALTVLRKAADGIAQDPDAA, encoded by the coding sequence GTGACTGTTTTCGCTCAGGCAACCGGTATCGGCTCGTGGCCGGGGACGGTCGCCCGGGAAGCGGCGGCGGTCGTGGTCGGTGAGCTGCCCGCCCTGCCGCATCTGGTGGAGCTGCCGGCGCGTGGCATCGGCGCCGACATCATCGGACGGGCGGGCGCACTGCTCGTCGACATCGGCATCGATACCGTCCCCCGCGGTTACCGCATTGCACCCGGCCGCAGTGCCGTCGTGCGCCGCGCCACGGGCCTGCTCGACGAGGATGTCGACGCGCTCGAGGAGGCGTGGGAGAAGTCCGGCTTGCGCGGGACGGGACGGACCATCAAGGTGCAGGTCCCGGGTCCGCTGACGCTGGCGGCCGAACTCGAGTTGTCCGGCGGCCACCGGGCAATCACCGATCCGGGCGCCCTGCGGGACCTGACGGGTTCGCTCGCCGAGGGCGTCGCGCACCATCGCGCCGAGGTTGCGCGCCGCTGTGACGCCGAGGTGGTGGTGCAGTTCGACGAACCGGCGTTGCCCGCAGCCCTGGCCGGGCGGCTTACCGGGGTGACCCGGATGTCGCCGGTGGCGCCGGTTGACGCGCTACTGGCCGCGAGTCTGCTCGACGAGTGCATCGCGACGGTCGGCGGACCGGCGAGCATTCATGTCTGTGCCACTGAGGTGCCGTGGAAAACCCTGGCGCGCACCGCTTTCAGTGCCATTTCCGTCGACGTGACCAAGCTGATCGCGGCCGACCTGGATGGCATCGGTGAGTGGGTCGAGGCGGGCCGGACGATCATGCTGGGGGTCGTGCCGGGCGTGGCACCCGACCGCCCGGTGCCGGTCGAGACCGTGGCCGCCGCGGCCGCGAGCGTCACCGACCGGCTCGGGTTTCCCCGGACGGTGCTGCGCGAGCGCGTCGGCCTCACGCCCTCCTGCGGCCTGGCCGGCGCCACAGAGAAGTGGGCCCGTACGGCGCTGACCGTGCTCCGCAAGGCCGCCGACGGCATTGCTCAGGACCCGGATGCGGCGTGA
- a CDS encoding ArsR/SmtB family transcription factor gives MSTAVEARAPLFDALGDANRLRIVVRLCEAGPCSTSQVTQVIPVTRQAATKHLLLLEAVGLVTSSRHGRERIWRIQPDPLAEASEYLIALSKRWDRALDRLRSYVEEGSGEAIE, from the coding sequence GTGAGTACCGCCGTGGAGGCCCGGGCGCCGCTGTTCGACGCGCTCGGCGACGCCAACCGGCTGCGCATCGTCGTACGCCTCTGTGAGGCCGGTCCGTGCTCGACTTCGCAAGTGACACAGGTGATCCCGGTGACCCGGCAGGCGGCCACCAAACATCTGCTGTTGCTGGAGGCGGTGGGGTTGGTGACCAGCAGTCGGCACGGGCGTGAGCGCATCTGGCGGATCCAGCCGGACCCGCTCGCCGAGGCCAGCGAGTATCTGATTGCGCTGTCGAAGCGGTGGGACCGCGCCCTGGACCGGCTGCGGAGCTACGTGGAAGAGGGGTCCGGGGAAGCCATCGAATAG